The following nucleotide sequence is from Saccharothrix texasensis.
CAGCGCCTCGGTCTCCGCCAGCACCCGCTCGGTGCGGGTGACCATCTCGTCGGCGCGGCGCACGACGGCCTCCGCCGCGCCGAGCAGGTCGAGCACGCGGCCCGGCACCGACACGGCGGTCTCGACGGTCGTCCTGGCCAGGCCGAACAGGGCGCGCGGGGTGAGCTCCATGCCGTCCACTCTGCCGCACGCCGGCGTGGCGGGCCTCAGGGAGATCCCCGACCGTCGATCCGGGTGCCCGCCCCGGCCTCAGGCCAGCGCGAGGTCGACGCCCGCCTCGACGTGGACGCGGGTGGAGTCGACCAGCGGCACGGCGCTGTCGGACTGGTCGACCAGCAGGGTGATCTCGGTGCAGCCCAGGACCACCGCTTCCGCGCCCCGGTCGACCAGGCGTGCCATCACGTCCCGGTAGGCGGCGCGCGACGCCGGCTCGACCCGGTCGCGGGTCAGCTCCTGGTAGATCACGTCGTGCACGAGCGTGCGGTCCGGCTCGTCCGGGACGACCACCTCGACGCCGTGCGCGCGCATCCGGTCGCGGTAGAAGTCCTGCTCCATGGTGAACCGGGTGCCGAGCAGGCCCACCTTGCGGTACCCGGTCAACCTCCGGGCCGTGGCGTCCACGATGTGCACGAACGGCACCTTGACGGCGTCCGTGATGGCGTCGGCGACCTTGTGCATGGTGTTGGTGCACAAGAGGACCAGCTCGGCGCCCGCGCCTTCGAGCTTGCGCGCGGCCTCGGCCAGCAGCTCGCCCGACCGCTCCCACTGGCCCGTCCGCTGCAACCGCTCGATCTCGGCGAAGTCGACGGTCAGCAGCAGGCTGGGCGCGCAGTGGTGCCCGCCGAGCCGGCGCCGCGTCTCCTCGTTGAGCAGCCGGTAGTACTCGGCGGACGACTCCCAGCTCATGCCGCCGATCAACCCGATGGTTCGCATGGCGACGATTGTGTCGGCCCGCCGTCCACGGGCAACCGGATTAGCTCTGCCGCCGTGGCTCGTCCGTCTCGCTCGAATGCCCGACGGGATCGGGGAATGGATCAGTGGTCGGCCGACGTT
It contains:
- a CDS encoding aspartate/glutamate racemase family protein, yielding MRTIGLIGGMSWESSAEYYRLLNEETRRRLGGHHCAPSLLLTVDFAEIERLQRTGQWERSGELLAEAARKLEGAGAELVLLCTNTMHKVADAITDAVKVPFVHIVDATARRLTGYRKVGLLGTRFTMEQDFYRDRMRAHGVEVVVPDEPDRTLVHDVIYQELTRDRVEPASRAAYRDVMARLVDRGAEAVVLGCTEITLLVDQSDSAVPLVDSTRVHVEAGVDLALA